One genomic segment of Paenibacillus xylanexedens includes these proteins:
- a CDS encoding YitT family protein, with product MQQRSQFHNNRKKRITSLIPLNGPWRNVVDTVSIIVGSFLIAVAFNLFLLPNQIASGGVSGLSILGKEWLNLEPAYTQWAINIPLLIAGFLLIGKQYGVRSVLGSIVLPLLVYLTKDWAIPTTNPLLGSLYGGIGVGLGIGIVYRGRGSTGGMSILARIVQKYSGLSYSLCVVIMDATVIIMAAFVLSLEQSLYALIGLYVTGKVIDAVEMGLGFSKVAYIISNQTEAISKVILDDLDRGLTKLEAKGGYTDDQRTVLMVVVGQNEVPRLKALIRSVDPGAFVIISNAHEVLGEGFKRGEHV from the coding sequence ATGCAACAACGATCACAATTTCATAATAACCGCAAAAAGAGGATAACTAGCCTCATTCCACTCAATGGTCCATGGAGAAACGTCGTGGATACGGTATCTATCATTGTAGGCTCGTTTTTAATCGCAGTGGCCTTTAATTTATTTTTATTACCGAATCAGATCGCTTCAGGTGGGGTGTCCGGGTTATCCATCCTGGGCAAGGAGTGGCTCAATCTGGAGCCGGCATACACCCAGTGGGCGATTAACATTCCACTCCTGATCGCGGGTTTCCTGCTCATTGGGAAGCAGTATGGTGTGCGCTCTGTATTGGGCAGCATTGTTCTGCCACTGTTAGTCTATCTCACGAAGGATTGGGCCATTCCAACAACCAATCCGCTACTTGGTTCACTATATGGAGGAATTGGCGTTGGTCTCGGTATCGGAATTGTATACCGAGGTAGAGGATCAACAGGGGGCATGAGCATTCTCGCCAGGATTGTGCAGAAATACAGTGGATTGAGTTACTCGCTGTGTGTAGTCATCATGGATGCTACGGTTATTATTATGGCTGCTTTTGTATTGTCGTTGGAGCAGTCCCTCTATGCGCTGATTGGGTTGTATGTTACTGGTAAAGTGATCGATGCTGTTGAGATGGGCCTAGGCTTTTCCAAGGTGGCTTATATTATCTCCAACCAGACCGAAGCGATTAGCAAAGTGATTCTGGATGACCTGGATCGCGGATTAACAAAGCTGGAGGCAAAAGGCGGTTACACCGACGACCAACGAACCGTACTGATGGTAGTGGTTGGACAAAATGAAGTGCCAAGACTCAAGGCATTGATCCGGTCTGTGGACCCGGGAGCATTTGTCATTATCAGTAACGCGCACGAAGTGCTCGGCGAAGGTTTTAAGCGGGGAGAACATGTGTGA